Genomic window (Chitinophaga parva):
TGCATCTTTTCCCCCGGCCACCATGCTGGAATCGGCGGCCTGTGTTGCCTGCGCATTGCCGGATGCCGAGTCTGTTTTTGGGCCAGACCCACAGCTGTAGATGAGCAGGCTGCCGATAATAATTGCTGCTAGAGAATGTGAATGTTTCATAGTTACTCCTTTTAGTTTTTAGTTTATAATGATACTGGTAAGCTCAGCTCATAACCGGGGGGGGCTGATTTAGGACATCATTTGCGGAACAAAACTATCCCCGGTAAGGAAGTATTCTACTGTCTGTGATCACACAATTTAATGATTTAAATCATACAAATACGACATTTTACTAACCAAATACTAAGATTTATGATGCCTGGATCATAAATTTACCTCCGCTCGCCCCGGTGAACCGGGCAATATCCTGCACCAGCTCTTGTATGTGGGCCTCGTCAACGTTGTTAAACTCGGATACGTCCAGCTTTTTGTGCATCAACCTGGCCAGCAGGCTGCCGGTCTTCACTTTCATTTTATCTGCCAGGGAGAGCTGGCGGTAGATGATCTTGCCGGGGAAGAAGAAACAGCGGCAATTGCTGCGGATACCTGGGGGAACATTCAACCGGATATACCCTTGCAGTTTCTCTACTTTGTCCGGTTTAGTGGCCGTGACGAGGTAGAGGAATAATTGTTTGCCGGCCAATGCAGCTTCCTGCCGCTGCAGCCATTTCCGCATCAGCAGCTTGCCCATGTAAATGGGACTGCCCAGGATCACGTATCCTGCGGAGGCCAATTGGTCCCGTGACAGCTGTTGCTGTGCCACTGCCGGTATGTTCAAGGCAGCACTTAACCACGCCGCATACTGGCTGGTAGCCCCGTATTTGGATCTGTAAATAATAATCCCTTTCATGTTGGTGGTGTTGAGGAATCTACGTTCCGGTGAAGGATGATAATTAAGGACAAAATTATCCTTAATTATCATTCACCACAAAACACTTTTTATTTGTAACGGGATCGCCGGTCATAAACCGCTGCCTTTACAGCTGCTAAGATGTTGGTAATGATGCCTGTTCCGGGGATTATCCAGGCAATAAAAAAAATGGGGTTAGCGGCGTTTCCTTTTCGCCATTTTAGGGTTGTCAATAAAAAACACGCCGTCATTGCTCTCGTCCACCAGTTGTTGTATAGAGGTATGCTCAAACATATGCTTCAGGTCTTTCCGCACCGTTTTATACCGCGTATGCATGGGACAGGGCCGTGTCTCCGAGCACTCCTGCAGGCCCAGTACGCATTTGGTGATGAAGCCATACTCCCCCACCGCTTCCAGCACCGCTTTCACGGGCAGCCTGCGGGCACGGTCCGCCAGGTAAAAACCGCCCCTGGGGCCGCGCGTGGAGCTTACCACGCAGTTGTCCTGGGTAAGCATCTGCAGGATCTTGGCCGTAAATGACCGGGGCGAATCGATCGCCTTTGCCACTTCTTCTATCACCAGTTTATCGTCCTCCGTAGCCTTCCGGGCAATATAGATCGTGGCCCGCAGGGCATATTCAGCAGTCTTTGAAAGCATATCCCATTATTATACTGTAAGATAAAAACAAAACATGCAGCACGCTCCTTTTCTTCCGTAAAGTGAAAGAACACCAGCGGCCACCTGACATGATTTATATCAGGTACAAAGCTAATTTAAATTAAGGATATTTTTATCCTTAATTACGCTAATATTGCACACAACCAATGATCGCCAAATAAGATGCATACGTTTCACATACCCGTAATGGGACTTGCCTACACTATAGACACACCTGTTAAAGTAGCGCCGTTTGGAATATCCTCCGTCATTTCCATCATTGAAGACCGGTTGATCGAGACCATGCGGCAACATTACTATACGGTAAGAAAAGAGCCCTTCCACCCTATCAGCACCCAGCAGCCCGATTACCGGGCAAAGCGGATCACAGATTATCTCAACCTGGTGAACCGCATGGTGCAGGAACAACTGGCAGCTATAAAGCAAATGGAATTTAAGCCCGGAACAGCGCTGGTGCAATACTTTGAAATGCTGCCCCCACACCACCCGCTAAAGCAGCGTTATACAGCCATGAACAACACTGCGGACGGGCCGGTAAAACAAGCCCTGGCAGCCAGCCTGCGCCACAGCATGCAGCCCGGTAATATCGACGTGAATATTATGACCAAGGTGGACAAGGATAACTATGACAGGGACGGGCAACCGATCGGGGATGGCTCCGATGCCATTACCGCCCTGCGGGGATATGCCAACAGTGACCTGGCCCATTCTTCCATCATCTTCTCCGCCGGTATGAACCTGCGCCTGTTCAACTATCTTGAAAAATGCCCGCAGTTCCTGCCGGACGAAGACGGTACTTTTAAAAAGAAGGTCACGGTAAAAGTGAGCGACTTCCGCTCTGCCCTGGTACAGGGAAAGTACCTGGCTAAGAAAGGAATATGGGTGAGTGAGTTCCGCATAGAATCCGGGCTCAATTGTGGCGGGCACGCTTTCCCCTCCGATGGATACCTGATGGGCCCCATCCTGGAAGAATTTAAACAACGCAGGGAAGAACTTACTGACAGCCTGTTCACCATTTACAACCAGGCCTTAAAACGCAAGGGGCTGAAAACTTTCAAGTACGCGCCACGCCTGGCTGTATCTGCGCAGGGCGGCATCGGCACCGCGGCGGAAGATGAAATGCTGCGCAATTATTACCAGCTGGACAGCACCGGCTGGGGTACACCTTTCCTGCTGGTGCCGGAAGCCACTACCGTGGATGATGCTACGTTACAACTACTCACAGCGGCACAACCTAAGGACCTTGTGCTCAGCCACCACTCCCCTATCGGGATGCGGTTCTTCTACCTGAATGGCACTACCGCCCAGGCAGAAAGATTGAGGCGGATCGCGGCAGGCAGCCCGGGTAGCCCCTGTTCGGAAAAGCATTTGTCTTTTAATACAGAATTCACTGCACAACCTATCTGCACCGCCTCTGCCCAGTACCAGGCCTTAAAGATCGCGCAACTGCAATCCCTGGAGCTGCCCGCGGAGGAATACCAGCAGCGGGTGCAGGAAGTAGTGGACAAGGAATGCCTGTGCGTGGGGCTTAGCAACGCAGCGGCGCTCAGGCACAATGCGCGGTTTGTACGGAACAGGACAGCCGTGAATGTTTGTCCCGGCCCCAACATCGTATACTTCAATAAGGTCCTGTCGCTCCGGGAAATGGTAGACCATATTTATGGCCGGGCAAATGTACTGGCCAATACCAACAGGCCGCATGTTCTATTGAAAGAGCTGACCCTGTACCTGGACTACCTGGAAGAACAGCTGGAAGCCCCCATCAAAGCAACCCCGCCGGCAAAATATTATGATGAGTGCTGCGAACGGCTGCGCGATGGTATATTATATTACCGCCAGCTTCATGCAGCGGGTGTGATCCCGGAGGCGGATTTCCTGCCGGGGCTGCACGCAGCGGGTGAGCGCCTGGACGCCATCTGCACTACGTATAGCATTAACCGTTAGTTACCCCTATACCTGAGGCCGCACCCTGGTGAGGGGTGCGGTCATTTTTATGACCACCCGGCAGTAACGGGTTTTCATGCACCGCACGCCATCTTTTTCTTCACGGGTATGCGCTGCCTTTGTGAAGCCTGCAATGATCAAAAGGAGGAAGATGACTGATACTGGTCAGTCAGGGACAGGTAGCAGTTCCCCAGAAACAGGCCCCGGCGCTCCTTTAGCGGAGATCTCCGGGGCCTGCCTTTATATATACCCACTGCATGACCTAAATCATCTTATGGTCTGTGACCGGTCATCAACGACCAGCATGCTCCGCCCTACCTTTAACCCGTAAACAACACCATATGAAAGCATTCATAACACCATAAGGCAATGTCCTTGCCATGCCTGTACTCATCTTACCCAATTAAAAAACAAACGCTATGCAATTCTGGAAAAAGCCCTACCAGGCTCTCATGATGGCATCCATATTATTTGGAGGCATCGTCTTTTACGGCACCGCCTGTACTCACAAGGATATGGTGTTACCGGCATCCTATAATGGAAGCGGTGCTACCGATCCGACCAATTATGTAACCCGCGGCACTGATGTCATCACGTTCAGCACCACCGCCGGCAGCGGCGTGTTCACGTTCGACAAGGTGCACTCGAACGTAATGTGGGAAACACGGTTCCTGGGTACAGGTGCCATCCTGTCCGGCCGTTTCAACTGGTTTGGTTTCAACACGTTCAACTTTGATGAGGCTAATCCTGCTAACACCAAGTTCACCGCCTGGGTGCAACTGAACCAGGTTAACACCGGTGAGCCCGCCAGGGACGGCGGTTGCCTGATGACGGCCTTCAACACGAATACCACGGCAGATATCCCGGTGAATGGCGAACCTGTTAATGACTTTAACCGCGCGCTCATCCAGTCTAAAACGGTTACCTACAATCCGACTGAGAATATCTACGATGTGGTATGTGACTTCACTTTCATGGGTGTTACCAAAGAGGTGAAAGCCAAGTTGGGTTATTCCGGTAAAGGCACTTATCCCGGCACTACTAACCTGCTGCGCGGGTTTGACCTTCGCTTCTCCTTTTCCATCACTGACTTCCCGTTGAAGGCAGACCAGGGCGAAGTGAATGATAAGATAGACATCACTGCCAATGCCAACTTTAAACAATAACCTCCGGCCATGAAACGATTATTCCTTCTCTCCTGCACCATCCTCGCGGTGGCGGGCGCCTTCCTCCTGGAAGGATGTTATAAAGATGTGGTGTTGCCCAGCAGTGCTTCCGGTAACGGTGGCGGCACGGGCGGTGATAACAATACCGTACCGGCAGACTCTGTGACGTTTGCCAAGTATATCATCCCGCTGTTTGCGGCCAATTGTACCACCTGCCACTCCGGCAATGAATCGCCAGACCTGCGCGCCGCAAACGCGTACAATGCCCTGACCAGTGGCAAGTTTGTAGTAGCGGGCAATGCGGCCAACAGTGTGTTGTACCAGAAAGTATCCTCCGGCGAAATGCCTCCCGGCGGCGGGTTAAAACAAAGCGATATAGATCTCATCAAGAACTGGATCAATAACGGGGCGTTGAACAATTAAACCACCATTCGTATGAGCAATTATCTATTCTCTTATAAAAAAATCCTCCGGGGCCTGGTATTACCGCTGTTATGGTTGCCCATGATCCCCCAGGCTGTCTCTGCGCAGGCCGCCGATTCAACTGTCACGGAAGCGCCGGTAAAAAAATGGGGAAAGCCCGTCCGGAACACGTTTGAAAGCATCTGGCTGATAGACGCGCAAACCGTGGAAGTACCGGTAAAGAAAACTTTTGAAATGGATTTCCGCCACCGCTTTGGCGTTGTGAACAATGGCTATAAAGACTTTTACGGCCTGTTCTCTTCTGCCAACATCGGGCTGAACGCAAGCTATGTGCCGGTAAAGAACCTGCTGATCGGCGTGGCGCTCACCAAGTATGACATGACCTGGGAAGGCTATCTTAAATACGCCATCCTTCGCCAGGTAAGGTCTGGTGCGGGATCACCGGTGAGTGTTACCTACTACGGTAACCTGGCCATCGAAAGCAGGCAGAGCGATACTTATAATTATTTCAGTGACCGCATGTCTTATTTCCACCAGCTGATCATCGGCCGCAAGATCACGGAACGCCTGTCATTGCAGGTGGCGCCCGGCTGGGCACACTTCAACGTGGT
Coding sequences:
- a CDS encoding flavodoxin domain-containing protein, coding for MKGIIIYRSKYGATSQYAAWLSAALNIPAVAQQQLSRDQLASAGYVILGSPIYMGKLLMRKWLQRQEAALAGKQLFLYLVTATKPDKVEKLQGYIRLNVPPGIRSNCRCFFFPGKIIYRQLSLADKMKVKTGSLLARLMHKKLDVSEFNNVDEAHIQELVQDIARFTGASGGKFMIQAS
- a CDS encoding RrF2 family transcriptional regulator; translation: MLSKTAEYALRATIYIARKATEDDKLVIEEVAKAIDSPRSFTAKILQMLTQDNCVVSSTRGPRGGFYLADRARRLPVKAVLEAVGEYGFITKCVLGLQECSETRPCPMHTRYKTVRKDLKHMFEHTSIQQLVDESNDGVFFIDNPKMAKRKRR
- a CDS encoding YceI family protein, which translates into the protein MQFWKKPYQALMMASILFGGIVFYGTACTHKDMVLPASYNGSGATDPTNYVTRGTDVITFSTTAGSGVFTFDKVHSNVMWETRFLGTGAILSGRFNWFGFNTFNFDEANPANTKFTAWVQLNQVNTGEPARDGGCLMTAFNTNTTADIPVNGEPVNDFNRALIQSKTVTYNPTENIYDVVCDFTFMGVTKEVKAKLGYSGKGTYPGTTNLLRGFDLRFSFSITDFPLKADQGEVNDKIDITANANFKQ
- a CDS encoding c-type cytochrome domain-containing protein, encoding MKRLFLLSCTILAVAGAFLLEGCYKDVVLPSSASGNGGGTGGDNNTVPADSVTFAKYIIPLFAANCTTCHSGNESPDLRAANAYNALTSGKFVVAGNAANSVLYQKVSSGEMPPGGGLKQSDIDLIKNWINNGALNN
- a CDS encoding DUF5777 family beta-barrel protein yields the protein MSNYLFSYKKILRGLVLPLLWLPMIPQAVSAQAADSTVTEAPVKKWGKPVRNTFESIWLIDAQTVEVPVKKTFEMDFRHRFGVVNNGYKDFYGLFSSANIGLNASYVPVKNLLIGVALTKYDMTWEGYLKYAILRQVRSGAGSPVSVTYYGNLAIESRQSDTYNYFSDRMSYFHQLIIGRKITERLSLQVAPGWAHFNVVNGYNPYPGKFLKEKPNDHFALSVGGRFKLKDAMAVIANYDQPLTTDNVGNAHPNLSLGLEMSTSGHTFQFFVGNYSYLTPQRNLVFNQNDFTKKQFLIGFNITRLWNY